The proteins below are encoded in one region of Maribacter aestuarii:
- a CDS encoding thioredoxin family protein, translating to MSKFGELIDLNVPVLLDFYAEWNEQSTAMHPVLRDVAAALGDKGKVIKIDVDKNKELSQALRVKGLPTLMIYKKGEMVWRQSGEQDANTLIGILNEYA from the coding sequence ATGTCTAAATTTGGTGAACTTATAGATTTAAACGTTCCTGTACTCTTGGATTTTTATGCGGAGTGGAACGAGCAGTCCACTGCAATGCATCCCGTTCTAAGGGATGTTGCCGCTGCACTCGGAGACAAGGGCAAGGTCATTAAAATAGATGTGGACAAGAATAAGGAACTTTCCCAAGCTTTACGGGTTAAGGGTTTACCTACCCTTATGATTTACAAAAAAGGTGAAATGGTTTGGCGCCAAAGTGGTGAGCAAGATGCCAATACACTGATCGGTATTTTGAACGAATACGCTTAG
- a CDS encoding glycosyltransferase family 117 protein, giving the protein MFSKNFQKWDTILGWTVFFIAFITYYITVEPTNSFWDAGEYIATSAKLQVGHPPGAPLLQMIGAFFAMFAFEPSQVAMMVNLVSGVSSAFTILFMFWTITNITRKLIDTNEQFTNSKAIAVLGSGIVGSLAFAYSDSFWFNAAETEVYAMASFIMALLLWLGLKWTDNLEDPRGNRWLILISFVVGLTFGIQFMGFLAIPSIGLLYYFRTYKKTTVKNFLLANIAVIAILMLVYKFSLTYVLQLFGWGEVFFINSIGLPFNSGSIIIGILFIATFYFGLNYTRKNQYRTANTIVLCLMFLFLGFSSWLMLPIRANANVVINENNPEDARALLAYYNREQYPGVDSPIYGTYYSDMFAGAGEDRDGKPKYEKDYALGKYIIVNKYIDAEQGPNPKHQGILPRMWSSQHAANYMQYFGPLEFRMTQSNEELRQAVEQVKSGFANGEIDADQYISFLKRFSDYIEVEPPSVWQNVKYMFEFQFNYMYMRYFMWNFVGKQNDVQGRYNDNGNWLSGIKFIDSWRLGNQDNLPSDIENNKGRNTYFFLPLLLGIIGLVFQISKDSKQFWVLLVFFLFTGIAIQFYTNPYIFQPRERDYSLVGSFYVFALWIGLGVYGLYDGFKDWLAPKILAPLVVVICLFAVPTVMAVQNWDDHDRSNRFTANASAKAYLDSTQKDAGAILFTIGDNDTFPLWYAQEIEGYRTDVRIVCTSLFETDWYVDQMKKKAYESDPIPSQIEHDKYRWGSRDVLYHQAITENRWPIKDFINWIDSDKPRTKLKYLFEQNNADLSNYSENTQNIVYYPTNKIRVPVNKKNALESGLVKEKDSALIVDYIDIDLPSAITKKSMMMLDILANNNWKRPLYFSGGSFDDAEYLWMKDYLQLDGLAYKLVPIRTERPNSFDMGRIDTDLMYDIVTKWDWGNAGSPDIYHDTQTRIQSVSYRGNLARLMEALIKENKIDRAKEVIEISLTNMPVDLFGYYTLVEPFVDGYYKVGETQKARELFGKLKKVYQERLEYYASSSLDEQYSKIDEIIADMEAYRRNIDILIANDDREIAEKETLIFNEYIDKFQHFYKDEDDMEFLEPESGDNPDMQDSVSISDSIQPDNTRTDLIQDTVGVSPEN; this is encoded by the coding sequence ATGTTTTCAAAGAACTTCCAGAAATGGGACACTATTTTAGGGTGGACCGTATTTTTTATAGCATTCATAACTTACTACATCACCGTTGAACCTACTAATAGTTTTTGGGATGCCGGGGAGTACATAGCCACTTCAGCTAAGCTCCAGGTAGGACACCCTCCGGGAGCACCACTATTACAAATGATTGGGGCGTTTTTTGCTATGTTCGCCTTTGAACCTAGTCAAGTAGCCATGATGGTGAACTTGGTTTCCGGAGTGTCCAGTGCGTTTACTATTTTATTTATGTTCTGGACCATTACCAACATAACCCGGAAACTCATAGACACCAATGAGCAATTTACGAATAGTAAGGCAATAGCCGTTTTAGGTAGTGGAATTGTAGGATCTTTGGCCTTCGCCTATTCCGACAGTTTTTGGTTCAATGCAGCAGAGACGGAGGTATATGCTATGGCCAGTTTCATTATGGCCTTGCTACTTTGGTTAGGTCTTAAATGGACAGACAACCTCGAAGACCCGAGAGGTAACCGATGGCTAATTTTGATATCATTTGTGGTCGGACTGACCTTTGGAATTCAGTTTATGGGCTTCTTGGCCATACCCTCCATCGGGCTTCTTTATTATTTCAGAACGTATAAAAAAACTACGGTCAAGAACTTTCTGTTAGCCAATATCGCCGTCATTGCTATTTTAATGTTAGTCTATAAGTTTTCATTGACTTACGTACTACAGCTCTTTGGCTGGGGTGAGGTTTTCTTTATCAATAGTATAGGGCTTCCATTCAATTCTGGCTCCATAATTATTGGCATTCTGTTTATCGCTACCTTTTATTTTGGTCTCAATTACACTCGAAAGAATCAATACAGGACAGCAAATACCATTGTCCTATGTTTGATGTTTCTCTTCCTTGGATTTTCTTCGTGGCTAATGCTCCCAATACGTGCCAATGCTAATGTTGTTATCAATGAAAATAACCCTGAAGACGCTAGAGCACTTTTAGCTTATTATAACCGAGAACAATATCCGGGCGTTGATAGCCCAATCTATGGCACCTACTATTCTGATATGTTCGCTGGAGCGGGTGAGGACAGGGATGGAAAACCCAAATACGAAAAGGATTACGCCCTTGGAAAATACATTATCGTTAATAAATACATTGATGCAGAGCAGGGCCCTAATCCCAAACATCAGGGCATACTTCCCCGTATGTGGAGTTCGCAACACGCTGCAAATTATATGCAATACTTTGGACCGTTGGAGTTTCGGATGACACAATCCAATGAGGAACTCCGACAAGCGGTAGAGCAAGTAAAAAGTGGTTTCGCAAACGGTGAAATAGACGCTGACCAGTACATAAGTTTCTTAAAACGTTTTAGTGATTACATAGAAGTAGAACCCCCATCGGTTTGGCAGAATGTTAAGTACATGTTCGAGTTTCAGTTTAATTATATGTACATGCGCTATTTTATGTGGAATTTTGTAGGCAAACAAAATGATGTGCAGGGACGTTACAATGATAACGGTAACTGGTTGAGCGGTATTAAGTTTATTGATAGCTGGCGTTTGGGGAATCAGGATAATTTGCCAAGTGATATAGAAAATAACAAAGGACGGAACACCTATTTTTTCCTACCCCTGTTGCTAGGTATTATAGGTCTTGTTTTCCAAATCTCTAAAGATTCCAAACAGTTCTGGGTACTCTTGGTCTTTTTCCTGTTTACGGGTATCGCTATTCAATTTTACACGAATCCCTATATTTTTCAGCCTAGGGAGCGTGATTATTCTTTGGTCGGATCGTTTTATGTCTTTGCACTTTGGATTGGTCTTGGCGTTTATGGGCTATATGACGGTTTTAAGGATTGGTTAGCCCCAAAAATTCTTGCGCCTTTGGTTGTCGTTATCTGTTTATTTGCCGTGCCCACGGTTATGGCGGTCCAAAACTGGGACGATCATGACCGCTCCAATCGCTTTACCGCAAACGCCTCGGCCAAAGCATATTTAGACTCCACACAAAAGGACGCAGGCGCCATTCTATTTACCATTGGGGACAATGATACTTTTCCACTTTGGTACGCTCAAGAGATTGAGGGGTACCGAACAGATGTTCGCATTGTTTGCACCAGTCTTTTCGAAACCGATTGGTACGTAGACCAGATGAAGAAGAAGGCCTATGAAAGCGACCCGATTCCATCACAAATTGAACATGACAAATATCGCTGGGGCTCCAGGGACGTGCTCTACCATCAAGCGATCACAGAAAATAGGTGGCCCATCAAGGATTTCATCAATTGGATAGATAGTGACAAACCTAGGACTAAACTCAAGTACCTATTTGAACAGAATAATGCAGATTTAAGCAACTATTCAGAAAACACACAAAATATAGTGTATTACCCTACCAACAAAATCAGGGTGCCCGTGAACAAGAAGAACGCATTGGAAAGTGGTTTGGTCAAAGAAAAAGACTCGGCCCTTATCGTTGACTATATTGACATTGACCTCCCTAGCGCCATTACCAAAAAAAGTATGATGATGTTAGACATCCTTGCCAACAACAACTGGAAAAGACCTCTATATTTTTCTGGCGGGAGTTTTGATGATGCGGAATACCTTTGGATGAAAGACTACTTGCAGTTGGACGGATTGGCCTACAAACTGGTACCTATACGTACCGAACGCCCCAACTCTTTTGATATGGGTAGAATAGATACGGATTTAATGTATGATATTGTCACCAAATGGGACTGGGGAAATGCCGGAAGCCCAGATATTTACCATGATACGCAGACCCGAATCCAAAGTGTTTCTTACCGGGGTAATTTGGCTCGTCTTATGGAAGCACTCATCAAAGAGAACAAAATAGATAGGGCAAAAGAAGTAATAGAAATATCTCTAACGAACATGCCCGTAGATTTATTTGGATACTACACGTTAGTAGAACCTTTTGTTGACGGTTATTATAAGGTTGGGGAAACACAAAAAGCTCGAGAGCTATTTGGTAAACTCAAAAAAGTATACCAAGAGCGATTGGAGTACTATGCCAGTAGTAGTTTGGATGAGCAGTATAGCAAAATTGATGAAATTATTGCCGATATGGAGGCCTACAGAAGGAACATTGATATTTTAATCGCCAATGATGATCGGGAAATCGCAGAAAAAGAAACGCTCATCTTTAATGAGTATATAGATAAATTCCAACATTTTTATAAGGATGAGGATGATATGGAATTTCTGGAACCCGAATCTGGTGATAATCCAGACATGCAAGATTCTGTTTCTATATCCGATAGTATTCAACCGGACAACACCAGAACGGACTTGATTCAAGATACAGTAGGAGTATCTCCGGAAAATTAA
- a CDS encoding metallophosphoesterase, which yields MFRWILFVVIYIGLSIYVIQAIKATVRQPWWSYLYIGVALAVLINFIYQFTVGEEAGRVLSVPKSYAFGFLLTILTFKIITIFFLFSEDIFRLVTGLYEKVFGTSKQFSLPQRRRFLSLIALGIASLPFGALLYGMYRGKYNFKVLKYDLEFADLPDAFDGYRITQISDIHSGSFDNREMIEYGVNLINKQKSDTILFTGDMVNNKTEEMLPWADLFSSLEAKDGKFSVLGNHDYGDYIPWETEELKQQNLKDLKVLQKNMGFDLLLNEHRYLQKGTDKIALIGVENWGKGGFKKAGDLKKASSRIGNDDFKILMSHDPSHWEEEVINDSKHYHLTLSGHTHGMQFGIEIPGWIKWSPVKWRYRYWAGIYKEMGQFINVNRGFGFLGYPGRVGIWPEITVITLKKEVVNMILTWLGATKITVSLLF from the coding sequence ATGTTCCGTTGGATACTATTTGTTGTGATTTATATTGGCTTAAGTATATATGTTATACAAGCCATAAAAGCAACCGTTAGACAACCGTGGTGGTCTTATTTATATATTGGGGTGGCACTGGCGGTGCTCATCAATTTCATTTATCAATTCACCGTAGGAGAGGAGGCTGGCAGGGTGTTAAGTGTTCCAAAAAGTTATGCTTTTGGATTTTTATTGACTATTCTGACTTTTAAAATAATTACCATTTTTTTTCTGTTTTCCGAAGATATTTTTAGACTAGTTACAGGTTTGTACGAAAAAGTTTTTGGAACATCTAAGCAGTTCAGTTTGCCCCAAAGGAGACGTTTTCTTAGTCTAATAGCGCTAGGAATAGCCTCCCTGCCTTTTGGAGCGCTCCTTTATGGCATGTATAGAGGTAAATATAACTTTAAGGTGCTCAAATATGATTTGGAGTTTGCCGATCTCCCCGATGCTTTTGATGGATACCGAATAACACAAATTTCCGATATACATAGCGGTAGTTTTGATAATCGCGAGATGATAGAGTATGGGGTGAACCTTATCAACAAACAGAAAAGTGACACCATTTTATTTACTGGTGATATGGTAAATAATAAAACGGAAGAAATGCTGCCATGGGCGGATTTATTTTCTTCCTTGGAGGCCAAGGACGGTAAATTTTCCGTGTTGGGAAATCATGATTATGGAGACTATATCCCATGGGAAACCGAAGAGCTAAAACAACAAAACCTCAAGGACTTAAAGGTGTTGCAGAAAAATATGGGTTTTGACCTTTTGTTGAACGAACACCGTTATTTGCAAAAGGGAACGGATAAGATTGCCCTTATAGGTGTTGAGAACTGGGGAAAGGGTGGCTTTAAAAAAGCAGGTGATTTAAAGAAAGCCTCTTCACGAATCGGGAATGATGATTTCAAGATTTTGATGAGTCACGACCCATCTCATTGGGAAGAGGAGGTAATTAATGATTCCAAGCACTATCACCTTACCCTCAGCGGTCATACCCATGGCATGCAGTTCGGTATTGAAATTCCCGGTTGGATTAAATGGAGCCCTGTAAAGTGGCGTTACAGGTATTGGGCGGGCATCTATAAGGAAATGGGACAGTTCATTAATGTGAACCGTGGTTTTGGATTTTTGGGATATCCCGGAAGAGTAGGGATTTGGCCCGAAATTACTGTGATTACATTAAAAAAAGAAGTCGTTAACATGATTTTAACCTGGCTCGGGGCTACAAAAATAACGGTATCGTTACTATTTTAA